TCCTCTGCACCAACGCCATGCTGCTGCGCAAGAAGATGGACCAGTTCACCCCCTCCCGCTACTTCGCCTTCGCCGTGCACATCGACGGACTGCGCGAGCGGCACGACGAGTCCGTCGCCAAGGAAGGCGTCTTCGACGAGGCGGTCGAGGCGATCAAGGAGGCCAAGCGGCGCGGTTTCCGGGTCACCACCAATTCGACCTTCTTCAACACCGACACCCCGCAGACCGTCGTGGAGGTGCTGAACTTCCTCAACGACGACCTGGAGGTCGACGAAATGATGATCTCGCCGGCCTACGCCTACGAGAAGGCGCCCGACCAGGAGCACTTCCTCGGCGTGGAGCAGACCCGCGAGCTGTTCCGGAAGGCCTTCGCGGGCGGCAACCGGCGCCGCTGGCGGCTCAACCACTCGCCGCTCTTCCTGGACTTCCTGGAGGGCAAGGTCGACTTCCCGTGCACCGCGTGGGCGATCCCGAACTACTCGCTCTTCGGCTGGCAGCGTCCCTGCTACCTGATGAGCGACGGCTACGTGCCGACCTACCGCGAGCTGATCGAGGAGACCGACTGGGACAGGTACGGCCGCGGGAAGGATCCCCGGTGCGCCAACTGCATGGCCCACTGCGGTTACGAGCCCACCGCCGTCCTCGCCACCATGGGGTCCCTGAAGGAGTCCCTGCGGGCCATGCGCGAGACGGTTTCCGGGAACCGGGAGTGACGTCATGACCGCCGTCGCCCCGCGCCCGCCCGCAAGGCCGGCCGGCGGCGGGGCGCCCGTGGAACGGGAGGGAACCGGCAGGGGCGCATGGAGCGCGCGGCGGGCCGCGGCCGGGGACCCCGCCGGAGAGAAGCCGTCCAAGGAGACCCACGCATGACCACCGCTCAGTCCGCGTCCCAGCCCCCGGAGTCGGCGCGCCCGAAGACGTTCGACCTGGCCGCGCTGCTGGCCGAGCGCGGCGCCGAGCGCTACGAGCTGCACGCCCGGTACCTGAACCACCAGCTGCCGCGCATGCTGCGCACCATCGGCTTCGACAAGGTCTACGAACGGGCCGAGGGGGCCTACTTCTGGGACGCGGACGGCGACGACTACCTGGACATGCTCGCCGGGTTCGGGGTGATGGGCCTCGGCCGCCACCACCCCGTCGTCCGCAAGGCGCTGCACGACGTGCTCGACGCGGACCTCGCCGACCTCACCCGCTTCGACTGCCAGCCCCTGCCCGGACTGCTCGCCGAACGGCTGCTCGCCCACAGCCCCCACCTGGACCGGGTGTTCTTCGGCAACAGCGGCACGGAGGCCGTGGAGACCGCGCTGAAGTTCGCCCGGTACGTCACCGGCCGGCCGAGGATCCTGTACTGCGAGCACGCCTTCCACGGGCTGACCACCGGCTCCCTGTCGGTGAACGGGGAGCCCGGCTTCCGCGACGGCTTCGCCCCGCTGCTGCCGGACACGGCCGTCCCGCTCGGGGACCTCGACGCGCTGGCCCGCGAGCTGGGGCGGGGCGACGTCGCCGCGCTCATCG
Above is a genomic segment from Streptomyces glaucescens containing:
- the hpnH gene encoding adenosyl-hopene transferase HpnH, with translation MAMPLRQSVKVAAYLAEQKLRRRDKFPLIVELEPLFACNLKCEGCGKIQHPAGVLKQRMPVAQAVGAVLESGAPMVSIAGGEPLMHPQIDEIVRQLVARRKYVFLCTNAMLLRKKMDQFTPSRYFAFAVHIDGLRERHDESVAKEGVFDEAVEAIKEAKRRGFRVTTNSTFFNTDTPQTVVEVLNFLNDDLEVDEMMISPAYAYEKAPDQEHFLGVEQTRELFRKAFAGGNRRRWRLNHSPLFLDFLEGKVDFPCTAWAIPNYSLFGWQRPCYLMSDGYVPTYRELIEETDWDRYGRGKDPRCANCMAHCGYEPTAVLATMGSLKESLRAMRETVSGNRE